One Actinosynnema pretiosum DNA segment encodes these proteins:
- a CDS encoding PucR family transcriptional regulator: MIRLDRLVNVLGGYGVRLARCPVPRSTELRSVVMREPEARAVGGDVFLAVGADDVATAVGWAVEVGASAVLAHDDGAGDAALAGAGGVAVLLVDPSVSWSQLAGVVYGLVLEGRETESGRGPTDLFALADRLSGALGGAVVIEDRSSRVLAYSNSQEGADRARLETILGRQVPEGLRELFERRGVFAHLAGRDEPLFVAPDAGHGLAGRMVVAVRAGRELLGSVWVTCGDPLTGARGTALADGARTVALHLLRLRASADLERQVESDLALRLLEGTADAATALSGLGLPQGELRVVALRAREAGERHAALLLAFERATTGFGWSRPGRSTLAGSTLYTLLPGDAADAARAWVAGIRAALPRRVVVTAGIGGVASAAQLPASRQEADECLALHESRRAGSEPPAYDESWDDILLQRLRAAARTGRVPARGPVAELRGHDRERGTRHVPTLRAWLESQGDLVAAGARLDVHPNTVRYRLRKMAEVTALDLDDPRKRLAMTIALAATDPGGDPGGDDPDADPTA; encoded by the coding sequence ATGATCAGGCTGGACCGCCTGGTGAACGTGCTGGGCGGGTACGGGGTGCGGCTGGCGCGCTGCCCGGTGCCGCGCTCGACCGAGCTGCGCAGCGTGGTGATGCGCGAGCCCGAGGCGCGGGCGGTGGGCGGGGACGTGTTCCTGGCCGTGGGCGCGGACGACGTCGCCACCGCGGTGGGGTGGGCGGTCGAGGTCGGGGCGAGCGCGGTGCTGGCGCACGACGACGGCGCCGGGGACGCCGCGCTCGCCGGGGCCGGGGGCGTGGCGGTGCTGCTGGTGGACCCCTCGGTGTCGTGGAGCCAGCTGGCGGGCGTGGTCTACGGGCTGGTGCTGGAGGGCAGGGAGACCGAGTCCGGGCGCGGCCCCACCGACCTGTTCGCGCTCGCCGACCGGCTGTCCGGCGCGCTGGGCGGGGCCGTGGTGATCGAGGACCGCTCCTCGCGCGTGCTGGCCTACTCCAACTCCCAGGAGGGGGCGGACCGGGCGCGCCTGGAGACGATCCTGGGCAGGCAGGTGCCCGAGGGGCTGCGGGAGCTGTTCGAGCGGCGCGGCGTGTTCGCGCACCTGGCGGGCCGCGACGAGCCGCTGTTCGTGGCCCCGGACGCCGGACACGGCCTGGCCGGGCGCATGGTGGTGGCGGTGCGGGCGGGCCGCGAGCTGCTCGGTTCGGTCTGGGTGACCTGCGGCGACCCGCTCACCGGCGCGCGCGGCACGGCCCTGGCGGACGGGGCGCGCACGGTCGCGCTGCACCTGCTGCGGCTGCGCGCGAGCGCCGACCTGGAGCGGCAGGTCGAGTCGGACCTGGCGCTGCGGCTGCTGGAGGGCACCGCCGACGCCGCCACCGCGCTCAGCGGGCTGGGCCTGCCGCAGGGCGAGCTGCGCGTGGTCGCGCTGCGGGCGCGGGAGGCGGGCGAGCGGCACGCCGCGCTGCTGCTGGCGTTCGAGCGCGCCACCACTGGTTTCGGCTGGTCCCGGCCGGGCCGCAGCACCCTGGCGGGCAGCACCCTGTACACCCTGCTGCCCGGCGACGCGGCGGACGCGGCCCGCGCCTGGGTCGCGGGCATCCGCGCCGCGCTGCCCCGGCGGGTGGTGGTGACGGCCGGGATCGGCGGGGTGGCCTCGGCGGCGCAGCTGCCCGCGAGCAGGCAGGAGGCCGACGAGTGCCTGGCCCTGCACGAGAGCAGGCGGGCGGGCTCCGAGCCGCCCGCGTACGACGAGTCCTGGGACGACATCCTCCTGCAACGCCTGCGCGCCGCCGCCCGCACCGGCCGGGTCCCGGCGCGCGGCCCGGTGGCCGAGCTGCGCGGGCACGACCGGGAGCGCGGGACGCGGCACGTGCCGACGCTGCGCGCCTGGCTGGAGTCCCAGGGCGACCTGGTGGCGGCGGGCGCGCGCCTGGACGTGCACCCGAACACGGTCCGGTACCGGCTGCGCAAGATGGCCGAGGTGACCGCGCTGGACCTGGACGACCCGCGCAAGCGGCTGGCCATGACGATCGCCCTGGCCGCCACCGATCCGGGCGGCGATCCGGGCGGCGACGATCCGGACGCCGACCCGACCGCCTGA
- a CDS encoding NAD(P)/FAD-dependent oxidoreductase: protein MSVIDGGPRSAVVVGAGIVGLSTAWFLQERGVEVTVVDRDGVAAGASWGNAGWVAPGLAIPLNEPSVLRHGLRALLSPSAPLSIPPTADPGLWSFLAAFAANCHWPSWTRAVRANAPLNAESAEAYDVLTANGVDAPTTGAPITAAFANPAQARSLLREFARMADAGQPVDHTLLTRDELRSHVPLASSALTAAVRVNGQRYADPGAFTQALGRAVVARGAAVHRFEVADVRPYSRGATVHPRSGPSVHGEVVVLATGAWLPALARRWGVRTPVRAGRGYSFTVPVDRPVPGPIYLPGVRVACTPHRDGLRVAGTMEFRPPDAPGVHARLEAIAASAEPLLDGVRWRERHDVWVGSRPVTPDGRALIGATREPTVHVAGGHGMWGFAQGPVTGRLLAEQITTGKQPEALRPFDPLR, encoded by the coding sequence GTGTCGGTCATCGACGGCGGACCGCGTTCGGCGGTCGTGGTGGGCGCGGGGATCGTGGGCCTGTCGACGGCGTGGTTCCTGCAGGAGCGCGGCGTCGAGGTCACCGTGGTGGACCGCGACGGGGTCGCCGCGGGCGCGTCCTGGGGCAACGCGGGCTGGGTCGCGCCGGGTCTGGCGATCCCGCTCAACGAGCCGTCCGTGCTGCGCCACGGCCTGCGCGCGCTGCTGAGCCCGAGCGCCCCGCTGAGCATCCCGCCCACGGCCGATCCGGGGCTGTGGTCGTTCCTGGCGGCGTTCGCGGCGAACTGCCACTGGCCGTCGTGGACGCGCGCGGTGCGGGCGAACGCGCCGCTCAACGCCGAGTCGGCCGAGGCGTACGACGTGCTGACCGCGAACGGCGTGGACGCCCCCACCACCGGGGCCCCGATCACGGCGGCCTTCGCGAACCCCGCGCAGGCCCGGTCGCTGCTGCGCGAGTTCGCCAGGATGGCCGACGCCGGGCAGCCCGTCGACCACACCCTCCTCACCCGCGACGAACTGCGCTCCCACGTGCCCCTGGCGTCGTCGGCGCTGACGGCGGCCGTGCGGGTGAACGGGCAGCGCTACGCCGACCCCGGCGCGTTCACCCAGGCGCTGGGCCGGGCGGTGGTGGCGCGCGGCGCGGCGGTCCACCGGTTCGAGGTGGCGGACGTGCGCCCGTACAGCCGGGGCGCGACCGTCCACCCGCGCAGCGGCCCGTCCGTGCACGGCGAGGTGGTCGTGCTGGCCACCGGCGCCTGGCTGCCCGCGCTGGCCCGCCGCTGGGGCGTGCGCACCCCGGTGCGGGCCGGTCGCGGCTACTCGTTCACCGTCCCGGTGGACCGCCCGGTCCCCGGCCCGATCTACCTGCCGGGGGTGCGCGTGGCGTGCACCCCGCACCGGGACGGGCTGCGCGTGGCCGGGACGATGGAGTTCCGCCCGCCGGACGCCCCCGGCGTCCACGCCCGCCTGGAGGCGATCGCCGCCTCGGCCGAGCCGCTGCTGGACGGGGTCCGCTGGCGGGAGCGGCACGACGTGTGGGTCGGCTCGCGCCCGGTGACCCCGGACGGCCGCGCCCTGATCGGCGCGACCAGGGAGCCGACCGTGCACGTCGCGGGCGGCCACGGCATGTGGGGCTTCGCCCAGGGCCCGGTGACCGGGCGGCTGCTGGCGGAGCAGATCACCACCGGGAAGCAGCCGGAGGCGCTGCGCCCGTTCGACCCGCTGCGCTGA
- a CDS encoding GreA/GreB family elongation factor gives MTTARRVWLTPHTHERLRAELAGLFAGNSAPTDDPESALLRRTEREERIREVQDLLNHAVIGEDPPDDGVAEPGMVLTVRYDDFDDTETFLLGMRAVEHGDLEVYSPESPLGAALTGARPGERRDYRAPNGATIRVTLIAAVPYGRHRPSGAPGS, from the coding sequence ATGACCACCGCACGGCGGGTCTGGTTGACCCCGCACACCCACGAGCGGCTGCGCGCGGAGCTCGCGGGCCTGTTCGCCGGGAACTCGGCCCCGACCGACGACCCGGAGAGCGCGCTGCTGCGCAGGACCGAGCGCGAGGAGCGGATCCGGGAGGTCCAGGACCTGCTCAACCACGCCGTGATCGGCGAGGACCCGCCGGACGACGGCGTGGCCGAGCCGGGCATGGTGCTGACGGTGCGCTACGACGACTTCGACGACACCGAGACGTTCCTGCTGGGGATGCGCGCGGTGGAGCACGGCGACCTGGAGGTGTACTCGCCGGAGTCGCCGCTGGGGGCCGCGCTGACCGGGGCGCGCCCCGGCGAGCGCCGCGACTACCGGGCGCCGAACGGGGCCACGATCCGGGTGACCCTGATCGCGGCGGTGCCGTACGGCAGGCACCGGCCCTCGGGCGCGCCGGGCTCCTGA
- a CDS encoding SRPBCC family protein, whose translation MPRELTITEEQELAHPPERVWRAIATGAGNLGWLYPMEVEPGVGGAVSRGGAEVVEWEPPHRFACRAGDGNGFSTTLSYRLDGVGGGVRLRAGIHWVHEGEPDEGWEARGDAAARYAGFYHHSLAEYLGHFDGRPATYVRAARERVGTGQLGIVADALGLARRDVAGCPVRLAPVGLEPLEGVLDYRDEDFIGVRTPDGLYRFFGGDRWRWPTWVAHHLFAPGVDGEAEARRWQAWLDGLPEHAGGEVRG comes from the coding sequence GTGCCCCGTGAGCTGACCATCACCGAGGAGCAGGAGCTGGCGCACCCGCCCGAGCGGGTGTGGCGGGCGATCGCCACCGGAGCCGGGAACCTGGGGTGGCTGTACCCCATGGAGGTCGAACCGGGCGTCGGCGGCGCGGTGTCGCGCGGCGGCGCCGAGGTGGTCGAGTGGGAGCCGCCGCACCGGTTCGCCTGCCGCGCCGGGGACGGGAACGGGTTCTCCACCACCCTGAGCTACCGGCTCGACGGGGTGGGCGGGGGCGTGCGGCTGCGCGCGGGCATCCACTGGGTGCACGAGGGCGAGCCGGACGAGGGCTGGGAGGCGCGGGGGGACGCGGCGGCGCGGTACGCCGGGTTCTACCACCACAGCCTCGCCGAGTACCTGGGGCACTTCGACGGGCGGCCCGCGACCTACGTGCGGGCGGCGCGGGAGCGGGTCGGGACGGGGCAGCTGGGGATCGTCGCGGACGCGCTCGGACTGGCGCGCCGGGACGTGGCTGGCTGCCCGGTCCGGTTGGCGCCGGTGGGGCTGGAGCCGCTGGAGGGGGTGCTGGACTACCGGGACGAGGACTTCATCGGGGTCCGCACCCCCGACGGGCTCTACCGGTTCTTCGGCGGCGACCGCTGGCGGTGGCCGACCTGGGTGGCGCACCACCTGTTCGCGCCGGGCGTCGACGGCGAGGCCGAGGCGCGGCGGTGGCAGGCGTGGCTGGACGGCCTGCCGGAGCACGCCGGGGGTGAGGTCCGTGGCTGA
- a CDS encoding cytochrome P450 yields MTSGVAAPALPFDPAEEMAGPGFRADPYPFYAVMRERAPVHRVRGAWLISRCADVEAALADPRMSSDRDRMTAALGSGSPVVRELSRLTARLGRVMSNTDAPEHSRLRRLVSRGFTARRVERLRGDVQRVVDGLLDGAGSELDVVGDLAMPLASAVICELFAVPEADRPRVHGWFAVLRDLLADVARSEQVVGEFHEYLSWLAARRREQPGQDVVSALVAAQAEDDRLTEEELLSTCYVIITAGDETTTHLIGNGVLALLRHPEQLALLRARPDLVGRAVDECARYDSPTQVITRVLAADLELGGQLLREGDIAYLGLASANRDPRRHADPDLFDLARSGRGSLAFGHGPHFCLGASLARLEVELAIGSLVRASPGLRLRGDGLEWHRNPLQRKLIALPVVRWDAPLSSPSRGTPCPVS; encoded by the coding sequence GTGACCAGCGGTGTCGCCGCCCCGGCCCTGCCGTTCGACCCCGCCGAGGAGATGGCGGGGCCGGGGTTCCGCGCCGACCCGTACCCGTTCTACGCGGTGATGCGCGAGCGCGCCCCCGTGCACCGGGTGCGCGGGGCGTGGCTGATCAGCAGGTGCGCCGACGTCGAGGCGGCCCTGGCCGACCCGAGGATGTCCAGCGACCGCGACCGGATGACCGCGGCGCTGGGCTCGGGCAGCCCGGTGGTGCGGGAGCTGAGCAGGCTCACCGCCCGGCTGGGGCGGGTCATGTCCAACACCGACGCGCCCGAGCACTCGCGGTTGCGGCGGCTGGTCAGCCGGGGGTTCACCGCCCGGCGGGTGGAGCGGCTGCGCGGGGACGTGCAGCGGGTGGTCGACGGGCTGCTCGACGGGGCCGGGTCCGAGCTGGACGTGGTCGGGGACCTGGCGATGCCGCTGGCGAGCGCGGTGATCTGCGAGCTGTTCGCCGTGCCCGAGGCCGACCGGCCGCGCGTGCACGGCTGGTTCGCGGTGCTGCGGGACCTGCTCGCCGACGTCGCGCGGTCCGAGCAGGTCGTCGGCGAGTTCCACGAGTACCTGTCGTGGCTGGCCGCGCGGCGGCGGGAGCAGCCGGGGCAGGACGTGGTCAGCGCGCTCGTCGCGGCGCAGGCCGAGGACGACCGGCTCACCGAGGAGGAGCTGCTGTCCACCTGCTACGTGATCATCACGGCCGGGGACGAGACCACCACGCACCTGATCGGCAACGGGGTGCTCGCGCTGCTGCGCCACCCCGAGCAGCTCGCGCTGCTGCGCGCCCGGCCCGACCTGGTGGGCCGGGCGGTGGACGAGTGCGCCCGCTACGACTCGCCCACCCAGGTCATCACCCGCGTGCTCGCGGCCGACCTCGAACTGGGCGGGCAGCTGCTGCGGGAGGGGGACATCGCCTACCTGGGGCTCGCCTCGGCCAACCGCGACCCCCGGCGGCACGCCGACCCCGACCTGTTCGACCTCGCCCGGTCCGGGCGGGGGAGCCTGGCGTTCGGGCACGGGCCGCACTTCTGCCTGGGCGCGTCGCTGGCCCGGCTGGAGGTGGAGCTGGCGATCGGGTCGCTGGTGCGCGCCTCGCCGGGGCTGCGGCTGCGGGGGGACGGGCTGGAGTGGCACCGGAACCCGTTGCAGCGCAAGCTCATCGCCCTCCCCGTGGTCCGCTGGGACGCCCCGCTGTCGTCGCCGTCGAGAGGAACGCCGTGCCCCGTGAGCTGA
- a CDS encoding MbtH family protein gives MTNPFEDPEGRYLVLVNDEGQHSLWPVFAEVPAGWAIAHPEDTREACLEYVERNWTDLRPRSLVEAMEGRSGT, from the coding sequence GTGACCAATCCGTTCGAGGACCCCGAGGGCCGCTACCTCGTGCTCGTCAACGACGAGGGGCAGCACTCGCTGTGGCCCGTGTTCGCCGAGGTGCCCGCCGGGTGGGCGATCGCGCACCCCGAGGACACCCGCGAGGCGTGCCTGGAGTACGTCGAGCGCAACTGGACCGACCTGCGCCCGCGCAGCCTGGTCGAGGCCATGGAGGGGCGGTCCGGCACGTGA